From the genome of Balnearium lithotrophicum, one region includes:
- a CDS encoding YggT family protein, with product MVELIKSSVHLAIEILTWFIVVGALLTFIPPHNRNSTICRIIHALDLVLSPIRKLVPPIGGIDLSPLVAIILLQLIDQLIRGI from the coding sequence ATGGTAGAACTGATTAAGAGTTCTGTACACTTAGCAATTGAGATTCTAACGTGGTTTATAGTAGTAGGAGCTCTTCTAACATTCATTCCCCCTCACAACAGGAACAGTACAATTTGCCGAATTATCCATGCTCTTGATTTAGTACTGAGCCCGATTAGGAAACTCGTTCCACCCATTGGAGGGATAGACCTTAGTCCCCTTGTTGCTATAATCCTTTTGCAACTAATAGACCAACTGATTAGAGGAATTTAG